The genomic region TATCATCTTCATCGCAATGATTTTTGTAGATTGGCGTCTTGCACTTGGCATGATTGCAGGTGTTCCGCTGATGTATGTGGTAAAGCTTCTTTCGCAGAAAACAATAAATAAAAACTTTGCACTCTACTTCAACCATGAAAGTAAGATGAGAGAAGAACTGATGGAATATGTAAAAAATATTTCCGTGATTAAAGCTTTTGCAAAAGAAGAAGTGATGAGTGAACGGACACTAAAGACGGCAAGAGAATATATTTACTGGGTGAAAAAGAGTATGGGAGCAATTACCATTCCAATGGGACTCATTGATATATTCATGGAAATCGGCGTAGTTATTGTTATGATTTTGGGAAGTATATTTCTTTATCATGGAAACATTACAGCACCTCATTTTATTCTTGCTATTATTTTGTCCTCTGCATTTACAGCCTCTATAAGTAAGACTGCTACTTTGCAACATTTTTCTATTGTGTTTAAGGAGGCCTTAAAAGAAATAGGAAAGATTTTAACCGTTCCGATTCCGAATAAAAAAATGGCACAAGGTTTGGAATGCGGCGATATAGAATTTTCAAATGTGAATTTTGCTTATGGTAAAGGCAGTTTTGAGCTTAAAAATATCAATTTAACTTTTAAGAAAAACAGCTTGAATGCCTTTGTCGGAGCAAGCGGTTGCGGAAAGAGCACCGTAGCCAATTTGCTTATGGGCTTTTGGGATGCAGACAGCGGACACATAACGATAGGTGGAAAAGACATAAAACATTACAGTCAGGAGAATATTGCAGAACTTATCGGAAGTGTGCAGCAGGAGGTTATTCTTTTTGATGTAAGCATTTTTGAAAATATTGCTATCGGTAAAGTCGGAGCAACAAAAGAAGAAGTGATAGAAACCGCAAAGAAAGCACGATGTCACGATTTTATTTCTGCTTTACCGAATGGCTACGATACAAAAGTCGGTGAAATGGGTGTCAAGTTATCAGGCGGAGAAAAACAGAGAATTTCCATTGCGAGGATGATACTGAAAAATGCACCGATTTTGATATTGGATGAAGCAATGGCCGCAGTTGATAGTGAAAATGAAAAATTAATCGGGGAAGCGATTGATGATTTACGTAAGGATAAAACGGTTATTACCATTGCTCATCATCTGAATACGATAAAAGATTCGGATCAAATTATTGTTATGGATAAAGGTCGTGTGCTTGATGCAGGAAAGCACAAAGAGTTAATGCAAAGATGTGATTTCTATCAAGATATGGTTGAAGCACAGAATAAGGTCGACCGATGGAATGTGAAAGACGAGGAACAACGTCTTTCACAGGCGACTACCGTAGCCGACTGCGAGCGTATGGAGAGTGTTGCAGAAAATGTTTAGAGAAATGTTAAAATTACTTACCAAGATCGGCAAAAGAGATTTGATTATATCAAGTATATTCTTTGCTCTCTATGGGTTAAGCTCCATAGCGATGATTGTTATCGTCTTTTCTATCTTGTTTCAAATATTTGCCGGAACGAGTATAAAAAGTCTCTATGCCTATTTTATCGCAATTGCACTGCTTGTTGTATTTAAGGGCATCTGTAACATGATTGCGGATATGAAAAAGCACAACGCAGGATTTGATATTGTTCAGCAGATTAGAGAGCGAATGATTATTAAACTAAAAAAATTCAGCTTAGGATTCTATACTAATGAAAGGCTCGGTGAGATTAACACAATCCTTCATAAGGATGTCGATACTATGTCCCTTGTTGTAGGACATATGTGGTCAAGAATGTTCGGGGACTTTTTAATAGCGGCAGTTGTATGTATCGGTCTTGCAAGTATTGATATAAGGCTTGCACTGATAATGACAGTATCCGTTCCTATTACTCTTGCGTTTTTAATTATGACAATTAAAAGATCACAGAAAATTGAAAATAAGAACAACTCCGCTCTTTTGGATATGGTGAGTTTATTTGTTGAATATGTTAGAGGGATACCGGTATTAAAGAGTTTTTCCAACAACAAAAGTCTGGATAGTGAACTGATAGAAAGAACAAAAAAATTCGGAGAAACAAGCAAGGTTGCTTCAAGATTTAAGGCAAAACAATTATCCGTATTCGGTTTTTTACTTGATATGGGATATTTACTGCTTCTTGTATTTGGAGTGATGTTTGTGATAAACGGCAATTTGAAAGTATTTAATTTTATCATCTTTGCCGTTATTTCAAAGGAATTTTATAAGCCCTTTGCGTCGATGGAACAGCACTATATGTATTATGTTTCGGCAGTAGACAGTTATGAGCGGCTTTCAAGGATTTTATATGCAGAAATAATACCTGATAAAGCGGACGGTATTATTCCGGAACATAATGATATAGCTTTTGAAAATATCGAATTTGCATATCAACAAGATAAGTTCAAAATGGAAAATATAAGTTTTGACATTGCTGAGAACACGATGACCGCGCTTGTAGGAGAATCGGGAAGCGGTAAGACGACGGTTACGAATTTGCTTTTGCGATTTTACGATGTACAAAGCGGAAGTATTACGCTCGGCGGAATTGATATTCGGGATATTCCCTACGATGAGCTTTTGGATCGCATCAGCATTGTTATGCAAAATGTTCAGTTATTTGATAACACCATCGAGGAAAATATCCGAGTAGGAAAAAAAGGAGCAACGAAAGAAGAAATTATCGAAGCTGCAAAAAAAGCAAGGATACATAATTTTATTATGAACTTGCCGAAAGGCTATGAAACGGATATTGGAGAAAACGGAGGTCTCTTATCCGGCGGGCAAAGACAGCGAATTTCCATTGCACGCGCCTTTTTAAAAGACGCTCCGATTTTAATCCTCGACGAGATGACCAGTAATGTCGATCCCGTAAATGAGGCTTTAATACAGGATGGTATTACCGAACTTGCAAAAAACAGAACGGTCATAGTGATCGCTCATCATTTAAGGACTATTCAAAAGGCAGATCAAATTCTTGTGTTTCAAAAAGGAAAATTGCTTGAAAGAGGAAAGCATAGAGAACTTTTGGAAAAAGATGGGTACTATGCTCGGCTGTGGAAAGCACAGTATGAGGTGTAGTTATGATAATGCTTAAGAATATACAAGATTAAATGATTTGTTGGAATGAAACCGTATCTTACGTATCCATCGAAATATCGAACCAATCGGATTCTTCGGAAATAAGCCATTCAAGTCCGCGCCGCCGTTCCATCAAAACATCGGGATTTAAGTCCTTGATTTCCGTTTCCGGGCGGAGCCGCTTTTCCTCCGTTGCCCAATGGTAACGGTAGTGAAGATCGAGCATATCCAGTATTTCTTCTATTCCGCGTAACTTACATTGTGCTTTAAACGCAGTTTTCCCATCGGTATCGCCGACCAGTTTTATCGCTCTCTCCACATCACAGATGGTGTTCGGATACGAAATATCTTCGACCAAGCCCAAAGCCCACACAAGCGACCAATAGGCTTCATAAGTCCAGCAGACATCGATGACATCCTGTTCACTGTATGCCCCGTCAAAAAGCCGTTTTTCTTTTTCCAAAAGGCAGTCCGATACTTCGTAGTTTTTAAGCAAACGTAAAAACAGTTCCTTCGATTCTTCATACCCTTGCTCATTATGAATGTCTTCGGCCAATTGAATTGACAAAAGGCATGCGATGGCTCTGTTGCAGATTTCTTCAAAGCTTTTAAGCTTTGCCTCTTTTGAGGATTCCACCAAGGGCAGTTCTTCCATACAGGCAATGCCCATTCCCTTTATTTTTGCATTCGATTTTTCACGCCGATCTTCAGGTCTTATGTACATAATAGTTCTCCTGTTTTTTGCTTACGTTGCCATTATATCAAAAACTGAACTCATTGATAACTACTGGAAAAACACCTTCAACATGGTATAATGTTAGCTTAGCACATTTGACTTGATAAACAGACCGAAATATGATGCAGTTTTATTCAAATAAATTCTATCACTGAAAAGCGGATAATGTATACGGAATAAAGCGTTAAAAAAAGGAATTGTAAATGATGAGAAGAATAACATTTCAATGCAATAAATATTCACCCGGTGTATTGTATATTGTGGTGTTATTCGGAGTAATAGTTGGGCTTTTGACTTTTTATGCATTTCTTGCGTTCTCCGGTATTGAGAAAGGACCGACCGGAAGATGGACCGGTATATTTCAGAGAACATCCCATGCATGCTGTTTATGTGATATTCGGTTTAATTCCTATTGCTATGTCGCTGCCGGCATGGATTGCTGCAAAATGTTGGAGCAGCAAGGAGGAAGAAGCACAGCTGGAACTATATGAAGATCATGCCGTTTTATATTGGAAAAATAAAGAATTTCTCATCAAAAAGGGAGCGGTAAATATTAAGATTCCCACACCACAACCTTATTGGTATAAAACTTACGTATTAAAAATACCAAGACACAGAGTCGTTTTGGTTGGCTCTATAAAGGAAACAAAAGAAAAGAGAAGAAGGCGACCTTCTTTGGATGTTGCAATGGAGGAGATATCAGCTTACAAAGAGTAAAAAGCCGTATACAGCTTAATTTCGATTATAGTCGAAAATTTAAATAAAATCAATAGAAATTTCGATTATACTCGAAATGGTCTTCT from Treponema vincentii harbors:
- a CDS encoding DUF4272 domain-containing protein gives rise to the protein MYIRPEDRREKSNAKIKGMGIACMEELPLVESSKEAKLKSFEEICNRAIACLLSIQLAEDIHNEQGYEESKELFLRLLKNYEVSDCLLEKEKRLFDGAYSEQDVIDVCWTYEAYWSLVWALGLVEDISYPNTICDVERAIKLVGDTDGKTAFKAQCKLRGIEEILDMLDLHYRYHWATEEKRLRPETEIKDLNPDVLMERRRGLEWLISEESDWFDISMDT
- a CDS encoding ABC transporter ATP-binding protein, translating into MFREMLKLLTKIGKRDLIISSIFFALYGLSSIAMIVIVFSILFQIFAGTSIKSLYAYFIAIALLVVFKGICNMIADMKKHNAGFDIVQQIRERMIIKLKKFSLGFYTNERLGEINTILHKDVDTMSLVVGHMWSRMFGDFLIAAVVCIGLASIDIRLALIMTVSVPITLAFLIMTIKRSQKIENKNNSALLDMVSLFVEYVRGIPVLKSFSNNKSLDSELIERTKKFGETSKVASRFKAKQLSVFGFLLDMGYLLLLVFGVMFVINGNLKVFNFIIFAVISKEFYKPFASMEQHYMYYVSAVDSYERLSRILYAEIIPDKADGIIPEHNDIAFENIEFAYQQDKFKMENISFDIAENTMTALVGESGSGKTTVTNLLLRFYDVQSGSITLGGIDIRDIPYDELLDRISIVMQNVQLFDNTIEENIRVGKKGATKEEIIEAAKKARIHNFIMNLPKGYETDIGENGGLLSGGQRQRISIARAFLKDAPILILDEMTSNVDPVNEALIQDGITELAKNRTVIVIAHHLRTIQKADQILVFQKGKLLERGKHRELLEKDGYYARLWKAQYEV
- a CDS encoding ABC transporter ATP-binding protein — protein: MTEKELRKKAVGNNVSSNILLSLKILFDLIPQVLLVYLISSLIAQDIAAAKVKYIFLAMLTSFILKGVFYYYATKVAHEKAYKKLTELRLDIIGHLKKLSLGFFKEHNTGELTNIVQHDVEQVEVYLAHGLPEIMAVTLLPAIIFIAMIFVDWRLALGMIAGVPLMYVVKLLSQKTINKNFALYFNHESKMREELMEYVKNISVIKAFAKEEVMSERTLKTAREYIYWVKKSMGAITIPMGLIDIFMEIGVVIVMILGSIFLYHGNITAPHFILAIILSSAFTASISKTATLQHFSIVFKEALKEIGKILTVPIPNKKMAQGLECGDIEFSNVNFAYGKGSFELKNINLTFKKNSLNAFVGASGCGKSTVANLLMGFWDADSGHITIGGKDIKHYSQENIAELIGSVQQEVILFDVSIFENIAIGKVGATKEEVIETAKKARCHDFISALPNGYDTKVGEMGVKLSGGEKQRISIARMILKNAPILILDEAMAAVDSENEKLIGEAIDDLRKDKTVITIAHHLNTIKDSDQIIVMDKGRVLDAGKHKELMQRCDFYQDMVEAQNKVDRWNVKDEEQRLSQATTVADCERMESVAENV